In Methanocella paludicola SANAE, the sequence GCGTGGGGTCTGTCATCGGAGAGTAATGGCGCGGCTAACGAATAAACATATTCGTCCGGATAAGCCTATTCGTTCAGGGCGACCGGCGTGTATCGCTTCTCGGGCACATCGGGCTCGAGCTCCCGCTGGGTCAGGTACATGCCCGCCATGATGAGCCCGGCCCCGACGGCCGTCACGGCCGTCAGCGTCTCTCCTAATAAAAGTACGGCAAGCAGTATCCCGGCCAGGGGCGTCACGTAGATGGACATGGCCACGTCCGAGGCCTTGAGCCGGCTGAGGCCGTGCGTGTACACGAAGAAGCAGAACACCGAGCACAGCACCGCTAAAAATAGCAGCGACGACCATGAGAGCGGGCTCAGGCTGGCCAGGGGCGTCATCGGGGTAACGAACGCGTAGAATGGCAGGAGCTCCAGGACGCCGAAGAAGAACGTGTAGAGCAGTATCGTGGTGAGGCTGTACTTCGAGGAGACCTTCTTGGAGGCGATGGTGAAGATCCCGAAGGCGATGGCGCTGCCCACGCCCATGAGGTCCCCCAGCAGGTGCGCTGACGAGAGGTCGAGGCGGCCTCCGCTGATTATGAGGAATGCCCCGGCGAACGCGATGCCCGCCCCCGCGAGCTTCGTCCGGGTGAGGCGCTCGCCCAGTAACAGCGCGCCCATGAGCATGATGAAGAACGTGGCCAGGTTGAACTCGAGCGAGAAGTTGGTCACGGTCGTGTAGTTAAGCGACTCCACCTGGAGGATGAAGCCGATGGAGACGTTGGACAGGGAGAGAAGGATGAACGTGGGAATGTCCTTCGGGTGGATCCTGAGGGCATCCCACTTTTTCATGGCGATAGCCATGCCGAAGACGATAAAGAGGGCGATGGTGAACCGTATGGTCACGATCTCGATGGAGCTTAACTGTAATAATGCCTCCCTGGCTGCGATGGACGAGGCGCCCCAGAACACGTTGACCAGGATGAGGCCGGCCATCACGAAAAAGGCATTGTCCCTGAGATCGGCGTTTTTGAGCATGTGACCGGGGAAAGGCATGCACCGAGGCTATAAATCTTTTATGGTTTTTTAGCCCGTCTCCGCGAAAAGAAGGGCAATACTGATCTGCCGTTCAATTATTTCTATTTCTTATTGCTCATCCGCTACTTTTTACGGCATAACGTTTTACTCCTGCATAGCGACCGTATCACAGGGGATGTTGGATGAAATTGAGAAATATCGTCGTTCCTGTACTCATAGGGCTCTTTCTCGCAAGCGCGGCATTGCTTACCGCGAGCGCCCAGTATGCCCGGCCTGCAAGCGACCAGATACTGGTCAATCAGCCTTACGGCTCGATGCAGGATAACATATTGCCTCCTGCCAGCTTTGAGCAGCAGCAGTACCCGTTCGCGGCCTCGCCTCTGGCTGCGCCTTACGGCGCCCTGGAGGCCCCGCCTGTAGCGCCTTGTGCAGCGCCCCTGGCAGCGCCGTGCGCCGCTCCGGTCGCCACATACGGGCCATTTACCAGCGGCTTCACGTATAGCGCCACCCGGTCCTCGGCCTTCGGCCCGTTCGCGCCGCCCGTGGCCGAGGCCACCGAGCAGTTCTACCAGTACCCGGGCATTTCGCCTTACGGCGCCTACCCTGGTGCAGGATATGCAGCTGCCAGCGGCGTTGGCTTTGACCCGGCGACGGGATATTACGGGCCATACGGCGCGTACACGCCACTAATATAGAACAAAAAAGCTATTTTTTTGGCTCTTCAATGATAGCGGGACTGTCTATCATACAGCTTATGAGACCACTTCGTCTTCCACTTACTGCCGTTCGTCTTACAGTACTTCACGCGGCGCTCCGGGTCCTGCTTCACCCAGTTAAAGAGGTACATGAACTGGTCCCGGCCCACCTCGATGGTCCGGATGCGCTCGGGCACGCCCAGACTAATAAGGAAATCGCTGAACGCGTTCTCAATTAAGCTTTGAAGCGGGTCGATGATCTTGACGGACTTCCACTCGTACCCGGCCTCGTCCATCCAGGGCCTGACGTGGTCGAATATGTGGCCGGAGCATATCTCGATGCGGTAGACGTCGCGGGTGATGCCCATCTCGGCGAACAGCTCCCGGATGATCTCGACGACCCTGTCCTGGTACTCGTTCTTGTAGCCGTCCTGGAAGTACTCGACGCCCACGAGCTTATACTTGAACACGCCCGTGCCCGTATCGAGGACGCCTATTGCGGCGCCGCCGACGGGAGAGCCGATGCCGCTGTCGTCGACCTGCGCCAGGCATGGCTTGAGGCTCGTGACGCCGCCCGATTCGAGGCTCCGTGCGTTATCGTTAATGTCCGCTTCCACGAAAACCTACATTATCAAAAGGTACGAAATACTTTTTCATTATCGCATTAAAATTATTTGATATAATATATTATACGTGCATCAGGAAGCCCAGGTACTTATCCACGGTGGCCTTTGGTATGACGCCCCTCTTCACCAGGACGTAAAGAGCTACTGCGGCGACGGCGATGACGGCCACGACGGCCACGACCGCGTACGACAGGAGGTGGGAGGCGCCCATGATGGACTCCCAGTTCTCTCCAAGCACGAAGCCGATGAACGCCAGCACCAGGCACCAGGGGAAGGCGCCTATCATGCTGTAGGCCATGAATTTTTTAAAGTCCATGTTGAGAAGGCCGGCCGGAACGTTCACGATGGTGCGCACCACCGGCAGGAGCCTCGTGTAGATGCAGGCGGACTCCCCGTACTTGCAGAACCACTGCTCCGCCCAGAGCATCTTCTGCGAGTTGACGCCGAAGAACTTCCCGTACTTATCAACGAAGGGCTTTCCGCCCCACGCCCCGACCAGGTAGCCGATGGCAGAGCCCAGGCCGGTGCCCAGCGAGCCTATGACGGCGACGGCGACTACGTGGGTAACGCCGCCGGGCGCGGCCATGAACCCGCCGTAGGTCATGATGACCTCGCTCGGGACGGGGATGCCGGCGCTCTCGATGGTCATGAGTATGAATACGCCCAGGTAGCCCATGTTACTGATGATGTCCGTGACCGTGGATGTTACGTCGCCGACTAAGGAGAGCATGCTTGACCTTAACCTTCAACGTATCTACGATGATAAAAACTTCGTGCTACCGGCTAAAACTAATTATATAATCGCCGCAGATAAAATATGGTTAGATATCATGGCCGGACGATGGGCAAAAGAAGTGCTGGAACGCGGGATGAGCAGGCGCAGCTTCCTGAAGGCCGCCGTCGCCGCGGCCGCCGTCGCCGTCACCGGCTGCGTGAGCGCGAGCGAGCCTTCGATCACGCCAGTCCCATCGATCATTCCATCGCCGACTTCGACCGCAACACAGAGCCGGCTGGTCGTGACCACCGACCCCGACCCCGCCAGGCTGGTCGACAGGGCGCTGGACGCCTTCGGCGCGCTCCCTATAAAAAAGGACGACCGCGTATTCGTCAAGGCCAACTTCTCCTTCTCAAGGACGGTCGACCAGGCGGCATCGAACCACCCTCAGGTGCTGGTACGCCTGATGGAGCGCTGCAGGGAGGCGGGAGCCTCCGAGGTCATAGCCTTCGACCACACCATCGACAGCTCGAAGCTCTGCCTGGAGCGGAGCGGCATTAAGGCCGCCGTCGAAAAGGCCGGCTTCACGGCCATCGCTGTAAACAGCAGCAGCGAGTATGAGGAAAGGCAGATCGACGGGCCCACGCTGAAGAAGACCCGGATAGCGAGAATCCTCAAGGATGCGGACGTGCTCATCAACGCGCCCGTGGTCAAGAGCCATGGCAATACCCGCCTCACGGCGGGCATGAAGAACCTCATGGGCGTCATCGATAACCGCGGGGCGTTCCACAGCAGCGACCTGGATGGCTGCATCGCCGACCTCTCATACGTCATCCGGCCCACGCTCACAGTGGCCGACGCCTACCGGGTGCTCAAGTCCGGGGGTCCCAACGGGGGGAGCCCGGAGGACATAACGCATCCCCAGCAGCTTATCGTGGGATACGATCCCGTGGCGGTGGACTCCTACGCGGCCACACTACTGGGGCTGACCGGTAACGACATCGAGCATGTGGTCAGGGCGTATCAGCGGGGCCTGGGCGAGATCGACCTGGGCAAGGTCAACGTGCAAAAGGTGGTCTGAGATAAAGCTGAGCTCCCTATCGCCGTTCCGCCCCCTGGTACAGGCGGCATTTCTGGCCTCATTCGTAGCGCTGTTCCTTGCCCTGGAATATCCCGCCGCCGCGCCCGGGCTCTTTCTGGCGGCGGACCCGCTCCTTGCCCTGGCATCGTCCCTCTACCACACGGGCGCATGGATGCCAGTGCTCTTTCTCGCCGCGGCCGGGATGCTGGCCGTCGCCGCCATATTCGGCAGGATATTCTGCGGCTGGGCATGTCCGGTAGGGTTCATGGCCGACATCTCTGACCGGGTGGTTCGCGTGTTCTGGCGGATCAAGCCCACAGGCCGGCTGGGCTTTATACAGTACGGCCTACTGGCCGCGCTGCTCATATTCTCGCTTTTTTCTATCGACGCCTTATCAGCGCTCGACCCCATGGTCATCTTCCAGCGTTCGGTTTACCTGATATGGAGCCTCTCGGGAGTGCCCGTCGTACTATTGCTCATCATGGCCGGCTCCCTGCTGGCGCCCCGCCTCTGGTGCCGAATCTGCCCAATGGGCGCCGTCCTGGGGCTCGCAGCCCTGGCCTCGCCGTTCGGCCGGGGCGTCAACGATAGCTGCATTAAATGTATGAAGTGCCGGAGAGCCTGTCCCGCCGGGGCAATATCGAAGGAGAACGGGTTCGACACGACGGCGTGCATCAAATGCCTGAAGTGCGAGAGGGCATGCCCCGAGAACGCCATCAGCTTCGCGGCCTCCCGGCCAGCATTGCCCACGTTCGAGGGCCGCAGGACAGTGCTCGCCGCCGTCGCCGGGCTGGGGCTGCTCGCCCTTGCGAAGGTCGCCGTCCCAGGGGCCGGCGCCTCATATATTCGGCCCCCGGGCTCCCTCGTGGAGTCGAAGTTCAACGCGGCCTGCGTCCGGTGCGAGAGCTGCGTGAAGGCGTGCCTGGGCCAGGTCATAAGGCCCGCCGGCCTTGACGGGGGCCTGGAGCGCGCGTTCACGCCCGTGCTCGACTTTAATAAGGGCAAGTGCGAGCGGTGCGGCACCTGCGGGTCCGTGTGTCCCACGGGCGCGGTTATAAGCATACCGGAGGCGAACATGAAGATGGGGACCGCGAGGCTTGACAAAAATAAGTGCATCGCCTGGGCGCAGAATAAAAAGTGCCTGATCTGCGAGGAGGTATGCCCGGTCAAGGCGATCAAGAGCACTGGGAGGAACAGGCCGGTAGTATCGGAGGACGTGTGCGCTGGCTGCGGGAGCTGCCAGCTTAACTGCCCGGTGGAAGGCAAGGCCATCGTGGTCTCCAGCGAAGGGGAGCGAAGGAGAGATGAATAACCATGAGGCCGCGGAAGTGCTCGCCGGCATCGCCCGCATCCTGGAGCTTGAGGGCGAGGACGCCTACCGGATCCGGGCGTACAGGAAGGCCTCCCGGAGCATCGAGGCGCTCCAGGACGACATCAACGAGTACTACCGCGAGGGCCGGCTCCAGGAGATACCTGGCGTGGGCCGGAGCATCGGCGAGCTGCTCGCCGAGCTTCTGGAGACGGGAAGGAGCAGCCTGTACGAGTCGCTAAAAAAAGAAATCCCCCCGGAGCTCTTCGAGATCATGGGAGTGCCGGGCATCGGCCGCAAGACGGCCATTAAAGTCCATAAAGCTCTGGGGGTCACGACGGTAGAAGAGTTCGAGCGGGCCGCCCGGATGCACCGGATACGAAAGCTGAAGGGCATGGGCGAGAAGGCCGAGCGCCGGGTGCTCGACTCTATCGGGCGATACAGGCGCAGGGAGACCGGCATACCTCTTTACCGGGCTAAAGGCGTGGCCGACGAGGCGGCACATTATTTAGAGGACTGCGGCTTCGAGCGCATCGAGGCCGCCGGGAGCGTGAGGCGCTGGGCCCCGATGGTGTCCGACGTGAACCTGGTCGCCGGCCCCGGCCCCATGGACTGCTTTTTGAACTCTCCGCTGGTCTCCGCAGTCCAAAGTAACGATAGGGGCGGGGCACGCGTGATGACCCGCTACCGGGTAGAGGCCACCCTGGAGGAGGCCGGCCCCGATAATCGGGGCCTGGAGCTATTATTCGCCACCGGCTCGGAAAGGCACCTTGAGGCGCTGACAGAGTATGCCGCGGGCAGGGGCATCAGCCTGAGCCGGGAGGGGTACGTCGACGCTGTCACGCTGGAGCAGCGCAAGTTCGCCGCCGAGGAGGATCTCTATAGGGCGCTGGGCCTGGAGTTCATCCCTCCCGAGCTCAGGGAGGGCCGGGGCGAGGTGGAGGCCGCCGCGGAGGGAGGCCTGCCCCGCCTCGTCGAGATGGCGGACATCAGGGGCGACCTCCACGTGCACTCGGACTGGAGCGACGGGGCCAACACCATCCAGGACATCGCCATAGCCGCCCGGGCCATGGGGTACGAGTACGTGGCGATATGCGACCACTCCCGGTCCCTGGCCATCGCGAACGGCCTGAGCGTGGAGCGCCTGCGTGACCAGATGGCCGAGATCGACCGCCTCAACGACACCCTGGAGGACTTCACCATCCTGAAGGGGTGCGAGGTGGACATCAAGGCGGACGGCTCCCTGGACATGCCCGACGACATCTTGGAGGAGCTCGACGTCGTGGTGGCCTCGATACACTCGGGCATGAGGCAGGAGGCGGAGGAGATGACGGGGCGGGTCATATCGGCGCTGCAGAGCCCGTACGTCACCATACTGGGCCATCCCACCGCCCGCATCCTGGGCAGGCGGGAGCCCACGCGGCTGGATATTGACAGGGCCATCGAGGCGGCCGTGGACAACGGCAAGGTGCTCGAGGTGAACGCCTACCCGGACCGGCTCGACCTGAGCGACGTGAACGTAAGGAAGGCCGTCGAAGCAGGGGCGCACATATCCATCGACACGGACGCCCACTCGCTATTCGAGCTCGGCTTCATGGAGTACGGGGTCCACAATGCCCGGCGGGGCTGGGCGCCGAAGGAGAGCGTCCTCAACGCGCTCACGTACGAGGGCCTGCTGGACTTTCTGAGCGGCCGCCAGTGAACGATAAGCTTTTTTGCCCCGGGGAGCGACTTATACCAGCGATGATACGCGCGTTCATATCCGTCAACCTCACGCCCGGGATAAGGCAAAAGATCGGCGAGGCCGAGCGGGACTTCGACATGAAGGGCATCAAGCTCGTCGAGCCCTCCCTCATTCACGTCACGCTAAAATTTTTGGGGAACATCGAGGAGGCCAAGGTGGGCGAGATCGAGGCCGCGCTGAAGAAGGTATCCGTCAGGCCGTTCAAGGCGAGAATGCGCTCCCTGGGAGGCTTCCCGAACCCCCGGAACCCCCGGGTCATCTGGGTGGGGGCGGAGGGCGACTTCGCGGAGCTAAATAAGCAGGTCGAGGCCCTCATGGAGGAGATTGGCTTCCCGAGAGAGGGCCGCTTCCAGCCCCACGTGACCATAGGCCGGGTGAAGTTCCCCACGCCCGAGCAAAAGCAGGACCTTCCCGGCCTGTTCGAGAAGTACAAGGACTTCGACGCCGGGGAGATGACTGTCGATTCCATTCATCTTATGAAGAGCACGCTGAGCCCTAAAGGCCCCCGGTACGACGTGCTGAAGGAGATACCCCTTGCCCGATGAGCTATACAGGGAGGTGCTGGAGCGCATCAAGCCCTCTGCCGTCGAGGATGCCCACATGCGAAGCGTCGCGCACGAGGTCATCGATAAGCTGGACTCGGAGGCCCGGGAGCATGGCCTGGACGTCTACACGATCCACGTGGGCTCGACGGCCCGGGACACCTGGCTGAAGGGCAAGAAGGACATCGACATCTTCCTGATGTTCCCGCCCGACACGCCCCTGGAAAAGCTCAAGGAGGACGGGCTCCGGCTTGCCAGGGAAGTCTCGCCCAGGTTCGAGGAGCGCTACGCCGAGCACCCGTACATCACGGCCCTGTATAAGGGCCTGGACGTGGACCTGGTGCCGTGCTACCACGTGGAGGACGCCGCCCACATCCAGTCGGCCGTGGACAGGAGCCCGTTCCACAACACGTACGTCCTGAAGCACATCGACGGCCTCCACGACGAGGTAAGGCTTTTAAAACAGTTCACCAGGGGAGTGGGCGTGTACGGCTCCGAGCTGAGGACCCAGGGCTTCTCGGGATACCTGTGCGAGCTGCTGGTACTGAAGTACGGCTCCTTCGACGGCGCCGTGGAGCACGGCGCCGGCTTCAAGCGGGGCAGGGTCATCGACATCGAGGGCCACATGGATAAGTCCGTCGAGCACCCGGACCCCCTCATCGTGATCGACCCCGTGGACCCGAAGAGGAACGTGGCCGCGGCGCTCTCCGGGCAAAAGTTCTGCGAGTTCGTGGACGCCTGCCGCAGGTTCCTGAAGGCCCCGTCCATCGACTTCTTCTTCCCGCCGGCCGCCGAGCCCATGAAAAAGGGCGCGCTCGAAGGGCTGCTGGCCTCAAGGGGCACGAAGCTCCTCGCCATTACCTTCAAAACGCCCGACATCGTCGAGGACACGCTCTACCCCCAGCTCAGGAAGGCCGAGGACTCGCTGGCAAAGCTGCTGGAGCGCCACGAGTTCAAGGCATACCGCACCGACGTCTGGTCCAACGACAGGAGCGCCATCGTGCTCGAAATGCTGGTATGGGAGCTGCCTGCCATCGAGCGCCACCTCGGGCCGCCCCTCGACGAGCGGGAGCACTGCGAGAAGTTCATCGAAAAGTACCCCGGCGCCTACATCATGGGCTGCCGCTACGTCGTGGACATACCCCGCAAGTACGATACCGCCGTAGAGCTCATCAACGCCCAATTAAAGTCCTGCGGGCTGGGCAAGCACGTCTGTGCCTCCATCGGCCAGGGGTTCGAGATCCTGACGAACGAGAAGACGCTCGAGCTGGGCCCCGAGTTCGCCCGGTTCCTCACGAAGTTCCTCCGCGCCCCGGAGACCTAGAGCCTCCAGTACCTTTTTTGTATCGCCGCCGCCTCGACGATGCGCTCGGTCGCCGCCGCCGTCCGCTCTCCGGATATTCGGCCATGATCCTCTCCCGCGAAGCCCCGCAGCGACGCCTCCACGCATAGTGGCAGGTACTTTAGGGAATATCCTCCCTCAAGGAGCATTACAACATTAGCGCTCCCGGCGGTTTTTATGAGCGATGCCAGCGCCCCGAAGCCCGGGGCCGTCATCCGCATGTCCCCGAGCGGGTCGGCCTCATGAGGGTCGTAGCCCGCAGATACGATGACCAGCTCCGGGCGGTAGGCGTCCATTACAGGCACGAGGATGCTCTCGAAGGCGTGCACGTAGTCGGCGTCGCCCGACCCTGCCGGCAGGGGCACGTTCACGTTATAGCCCTCGCCGTCACCCGTGCCCGTATCATCGGCCGCGCCGGTGCCCGGGAAATGGGGGTACTGGTGGACTGAGAAGTAAAGCACGTCGGGCCGGCCGTAAAACATTAGCTCGGTGCCGTTGCCGTGGTGGACGTCCCAGTCGACGATCAGCACCTTTTTAACCTTTTTAAGGGCGTGCGCCGCCCCGACGGCCGCGTTGTTGAACAGGCAGAAGCCCATGGCCTGCGCGGGTAGCGCGTGGTGGCCCGGGGGCCGGACCATCCCCGCCGCCAGGCTCTGCCCGGAAAGCGCCAGGTCGACGGCCTCCACGGCCGCGCCCGCGGCCTTCAGCGCCGCCATCGCCGATCCTTCGCTCATGTACGTGTCCAGGTCGAGCCTGCCCCGGCCGTGGCCCAGTATGTTCCTCACGTACCAGGGGGCATGCACCGCTTCCAGCTCGGGGACGCTCGCAGGCCGGGGCTCCCTGAACTCGAGGCCCATGGGCCGCAGCCTCTCCATTATAGCCTCCAGGCGCTCCTTACACTCCACGTGCCCCGGAAGGTCGTGCCCCAGGAAGTCGTCCGAATACAGTATGCACGCCATCGAACATGCTCCATTATTATATTATTCTGCCCCGCATTAATATTATGATGGCCCGTTATACATCGCATACAATCTATAATGGCTTTTATATGGACGGGTTATTAAGCAAAACATTTATATTTTAAGAAGGGCTATAACTGCAAAAAATGTATTATTAAAAATGGTTATATTTTACTAAGCAAAATTAAAGATTTATTTACAACTGCGCTTAATAAATAACCATTTATAAGGATAAAGTATATAAATCAACAGGGTTATTATCAACCAATATTAATAAATTATCGTAAATTAGAAATAATTTATTAAACGAGGTGGATAGGATGAAAAAACTTACCGTACCCGTACTTGATGAGAAGGACAAAGAGTTCGTGGAAACCTTAGTTAACGTGGGCTTAAAGAGGAACGTGGCAAAGACCTTAGTGTATTTAGCGAACGTCGACGAGACCATCAGCCGCGACATCGAGCTCGGCGCCGACCTGAGGCAGCCGGAAGTAAGCATCGTCATGCGCGAGCTGAGGGACCAGGGCTGGGTCGAGGAGAGGGAGATCAAGAAGGAAGGCAAGGGCAGGCCGCTGAAGTGCTACAAGCTGGCGACCAGCATCACCGACATCATCTCCATGCTCGAGGAGCGCAAGAAGGAAGAGGCAGCGGTCCACCTCGAGAACATCCAGAAGCTCAGGAATCTTTCGGACAAGCTGAAGTAAGTCAGCTAATAAAAACAACTATTTTTACTTATCATCTCTATTTCCTTTATTTTGACATCCGCCTGCGGAGCGCCGGGTCGCTGTACGCTATTTCCGCGAGGACTTGCTCGAAGCTCTCCTCAGGGGCGAGCGTCCGGTGGAGGTATATGCCGGTACGGCCGACGTCGGCCCTCCTCTCCAGCACCCGCATCCTCTCTTCAACGATGGCCTGCCCGACCCCGATCTTTTTCGCCACCCAGCCGGGAGGCAGGTCCGACAACGGGGTCTCAATATGCCCTTCCGGAGTGGGCTCGATGAACATGAGGCGCTTATCGACCCCGCAGACGCGCCCGCCTTCCTCGATCCCCTGCAGGCCTACCTCGCCCCCGAACCGGTAGAACTCGAGCTCTGTTTCACGGGGCGGTATGAGCGGGAAAATGACGTTCGTATCGTCCTGCAGCACCAGGTGGGCCTTGGCCATCGCCCTGGGCGTGGCCTGTACGATGCTCCTCTCCCTCACCCGGTCGTCCAGCGCCAGCCCCACCAGCATGGAGCTGACCATCGAGGGGATAAAAATGTCAACATCGCTCGCCGGCTTCACGTCCCCGCGGGCCACGCTCCCGAAGACGTAGCCGTCGACCTCGCTCTTCTTTAACAGCGTTAAAACTTCCCGGGCCCTCTCCCGGAGCCGGCGCAGATGCTCCCACGTCTCCGGCCCGTAGGCGACCTCTTTCCGGGGCCCCATCTCAGCGGTCTTTCGCCTCATCGCCCCTTCTCGGTCTCCGCCTTCACCCATTCGAGGTAGGGCCCGTAGCCGTCCTCGAGCTTCCACGACGTAATGCAGGGGAGCTCATAACTATGAATCTCCTTCACCCTTTTTATCACGTCCAGAACCCTCTCAGTCGTCGTCTTACAGAGCATGGACACCTCGGTGTCGCGCTGGATGCGCCCCTCCCACCGGTAGACCGACGAGATGATGCCGAAGTTCACGCAGGCCACCAGGCGCTCGGCGACCAGAACATCCGCTATTCGGCCTGCCTCTTCCATATCCCTAGAAATTATATATACTACGGAGAACATCTAGTACCAAACTTTAACTCGAACTTGTGTTTATATAAGATTTATGGGGAGAAAGTAATTTGGTAGAATTGATCTGGATCGCCGCGTTCGTGGCGTTCGCCCTCTGGTGGTACATCATCGCGGACCTGGAGAAGGCGGGCATACTCAAGAAATACAACATGACGGCCATAGGCCCCATCCTCATGCTCCGCACGTTCCGCGGCCAGGGCTTCCTCGACTGGCTGGCGAAGCCGAAGGGCCTCTGGAGAGTGGTCACCCTCCTGGGCATGCCCATCGTGCTGGGCTCGATGGTCCTCATGCTCGTCCTTTTCATCGGCATGGACTTCCTGATGCTCGCGAACATCGAGTCGGTGCCCACGCCGGGCCCGGCCAACGCTCCCCAGAACATCATCGCCATCCCAGGCCTGAACCAGTTCATCCCCTTCTGGTGGGGCTGGATAGCACTGATCGTCGCCATGGCCGTGCACGAGTTCGGGCACGCCATCCTGGCCAAGGTGGAGAACATCAAGGTCAACTCCCTCGGCATCATACTCATGCCCGTGCCCATCGGCGCCTTCGCCGAGCTCGACGAGGAGCAGATGTTCGGGACGAAGAGCGAGGGCAAGACCGCGGACATCCTGGGGCCCATGGAGACGAAGGCCCCCGGCGAGGGCAAGAGGAAGGCCACTTCCAGGCAGCTCACGTCCATCCTGAGCGCCGGGGTCATCGCCAACTTTTTCGTCGCCTTCCTGGCGTTCGCGCTCCTCTTCGGCCCCGTGCTGGGCTCCGTCGCCGCCACCACGAGCGACGTGATCGTGTACGACGTAGCGCCCAACAGCAGCGCGTACGACGCCGGAGTGAGGGCGAACTTCATCGTCAATTCGGTCGGCGGCATGAACGTCACCAGCCCGGAACAGTTCAACGCCGCTTTGCGCTCGGCCACCGGGCAGAGCGTGGCCATATCGGGGCTCCTCGACAATAAGCCCGTGAGCTACGTCGTGCCCGTGAACGGCACCTCGGGCGTATACGTCAGCGACATCGTCAACGACGACAAGTACCCCGCGAAGGCCGCGGGCATCGCCCAGAACATGCGGATCGTGGCCATCGACGGCACGCCCATCGCGGACAGGGCCGCCTTTACCGACTACATGAACCACACGGCGCCCAACCAGTCGATCGTGCTCGGCATGGCCTACCAGAACAACACGATGGTGAACACGACGGTCGTGCTCGCGCAGGGCCCCGAAGGCCAGTCATATATCGGCATATACACCGTCGACAACCCGCTGGGCATCAGCGCCAGGAGCTTCGCGAGCGGATACCTGGGCGGCCTGAAGAACATGCCCTTCTCGCTGACAGGCTGGCTGAGGATCTTCGTCCTGCCGGTGCTCCAGTTCAGCGGCGACGACCCGGGCTTCAGCATATTCCAGGGCCAGTTCTCGAGCCTGTTCCACCCGGTGGGCATCGCGGCCTCGTTCGGCTCTGCAGTCTATAGCCTGTCGGAATGCCTGTTCTGGATCGGCTGGCTGAACCTGAACGTGG encodes:
- the cca gene encoding CCA tRNA nucleotidyltransferase; the protein is MPDELYREVLERIKPSAVEDAHMRSVAHEVIDKLDSEAREHGLDVYTIHVGSTARDTWLKGKKDIDIFLMFPPDTPLEKLKEDGLRLAREVSPRFEERYAEHPYITALYKGLDVDLVPCYHVEDAAHIQSAVDRSPFHNTYVLKHIDGLHDEVRLLKQFTRGVGVYGSELRTQGFSGYLCELLVLKYGSFDGAVEHGAGFKRGRVIDIEGHMDKSVEHPDPLIVIDPVDPKRNVAAALSGQKFCEFVDACRRFLKAPSIDFFFPPAAEPMKKGALEGLLASRGTKLLAITFKTPDIVEDTLYPQLRKAEDSLAKLLERHEFKAYRTDVWSNDRSAIVLEMLVWELPAIERHLGPPLDEREHCEKFIEKYPGAYIMGCRYVVDIPRKYDTAVELINAQLKSCGLGKHVCASIGQGFEILTNEKTLELGPEFARFLTKFLRAPET
- a CDS encoding histone deacetylase family protein; translation: MACILYSDDFLGHDLPGHVECKERLEAIMERLRPMGLEFREPRPASVPELEAVHAPWYVRNILGHGRGRLDLDTYMSEGSAMAALKAAGAAVEAVDLALSGQSLAAGMVRPPGHHALPAQAMGFCLFNNAAVGAAHALKKVKKVLIVDWDVHHGNGTELMFYGRPDVLYFSVHQYPHFPGTGAADDTGTGDGEGYNVNVPLPAGSGDADYVHAFESILVPVMDAYRPELVIVSAGYDPHEADPLGDMRMTAPGFGALASLIKTAGSANVVMLLEGGYSLKYLPLCVEASLRGFAGEDHGRISGERTAAATERIVEAAAIQKRYWRL
- a CDS encoding nucleotidyltransferase domain-containing protein, with the protein product MRRKTAEMGPRKEVAYGPETWEHLRRLRERAREVLTLLKKSEVDGYVFGSVARGDVKPASDVDIFIPSMVSSMLVGLALDDRVRERSIVQATPRAMAKAHLVLQDDTNVIFPLIPPRETELEFYRFGGEVGLQGIEEGGRVCGVDKRLMFIEPTPEGHIETPLSDLPPGWVAKKIGVGQAIVEERMRVLERRADVGRTGIYLHRTLAPEESFEQVLAEIAYSDPALRRRMSK
- the cutA gene encoding divalent-cation tolerance protein CutA codes for the protein MFSVVYIISRDMEEAGRIADVLVAERLVACVNFGIISSVYRWEGRIQRDTEVSMLCKTTTERVLDVIKRVKEIHSYELPCITSWKLEDGYGPYLEWVKAETEKGR
- a CDS encoding site-2 protease family protein, with the protein product MVELIWIAAFVAFALWWYIIADLEKAGILKKYNMTAIGPILMLRTFRGQGFLDWLAKPKGLWRVVTLLGMPIVLGSMVLMLVLFIGMDFLMLANIESVPTPGPANAPQNIIAIPGLNQFIPFWWGWIALIVAMAVHEFGHAILAKVENIKVNSLGIILMPVPIGAFAELDEEQMFGTKSEGKTADILGPMETKAPGEGKRKATSRQLTSILSAGVIANFFVAFLAFALLFGPVLGSVAATTSDVIVYDVAPNSSAYDAGVRANFIVNSVGGMNVTSPEQFNAALRSATGQSVAISGLLDNKPVSYVVPVNGTSGVYVSDIVNDDKYPAKAAGIAQNMRIVAIDGTPIADRAAFTDYMNHTAPNQSIVLGMAYQNNTMVNTTVVLAQGPEGQSYIGIYTVDNPLGISARSFASGYLGGLKNMPFSLTGWLRIFVLPVLQFSGDDPGFSIFQGQFSSLFHPVGIAASFGSAVYSLSECLFWIGWLNLNVGLFNCLPMIPLDGGHVFREIVRRFLDPVIRDPARKEKITGTIVNGFAVTLFAAILFMMLAPYIVHGI